TTGGAAACTCACCTTGTCGAAAAAGAGGATCAGCCTTTTTTTGCTTATATGGCTTATCAAACACCACATTGGCCACTGCACGCTCGACCTGAAGAGATTTTAAAGTATAAAGGGAAGTATATGGAAGGCTGGGAAACTATCCGCCAGCGCCGCTTTGACAGACAGAAGGAACTTGGTATTATCCCAAGCTCCGCTAGCTTGCCTGAGAACGACGAAGACATCCCGGGATGGGATAAGTTGACTTGGGCCGAAAAAGTTCAATGGGATGAACGTATGGCGGTCTACGCGGCCATGCTTGATCGATTAGATCAACAGGTAGGAAGATTGGTGGATTTTCTGAAAGCTAAGAAGCAACTGAATCATACGATTATACTTTTCCTGTCGGATAATGGGGCAAGTCACGAAACTATTGATCACGATGGATTTACGGAAGAGATACAATTAGCGAATAATTTTCCTGCCAGTCATCCCGAATCCTTTACTGCTTATGGAAAAATGGGTGCTGCGGTGTCAAACACACCATATCGTTCTTATAAGCATTGGGTTTATGAGGGAGGAAATTCGACGAGTTTCATAGCTTTCGGACCGAATCATATTCCAAAAGGAGCTATTGTAGAGACACCGGCGCATTTAGTTGATATTATGCCAAGTCTAAAACAATGGGCAAAAGCAAATTATCCCAAACGACATCATAATCAGCAAATTGGGGAAATGGAAGGGACAGCGTTAGCAGCGCTTTGGAATAATAGCGGGGTTGAAGAGCGAGCTATCTGTTTTGAACATGAAGGTAACAAAACCATAAGAAAAGGAAGGTGGAAACTGGTGCAGGCATATCCTGATAAAAATTGGCAATTATACGATCTTCAAACCGACCGAGCTGAAAGGATAGATTTGAGCAGCAAGTATCCTAAGGAAGTTCAATCCTTATTGAAAGAGTATCTCGCTTGGGAAAAACGTGTGGGTGTAATCCCATACGAACAGCTCAGTAAATAAATATTAGATACCTAATACCTTATCACTGATATTTTTTTACAAGAATTTTTACATGTCTATTGTTTGCAATTAGTTGATAATAAGTGGTTTATTCTTATTGTAACGAGATGGATACAGGACACGGCAGGTTGCTACGAAATCTCAAATCTCTTAATATAGCTATATAGCCAATATCGTAAACCGTTGCGCTTTTAAACTTCATGTGAAATAGTTTCGCGACAGTATTGTATGCTGTGCATAAACTAGTAAAAAGGTACTAACATGTGTTATTTCTCATGAGTTTGAAGTGCTTCCAATAGCGTTCAAATGATGACACCAACTAGAAAATACAATTCTTCACTTCTTATTCGATTGCATTTAGTATGTATTGCTGCTGTTTCCTTGTTGTTTGTTGCGTGTACTGCGCAAAAGGCAGGGAGCAATAAGGCAATGAATCAAAAAGAGGATGTATTGCAGGTGCTCCGTCAAACAAATGCATATTTTATGAAAAAATGGCCGGATACCAAAGAACCTATCTACACGACGAGATGGCGTCCCAGCAATATCTGGACTCGAGCAGTGTATTATGAAGGTTTGATGGCCTTGTATGCCATTGATCCTAAAATCGAATATTACAGATATGCTGATGACTGGGCCAATCAACATCAATGGAATATGCGCAATGGCGTAGAAACCCGAAATGCGGATGATCAGGCATGCGGACAAATTTATCTTGACTTATATCAGATTGATAAACAGCTGATCAAGATAAAGGCAATTAAAGAAAATATTGATGGAATTATAGCAAGTGGAAAAGTGGACGACTGGACTTGGATTGACGCTATACAGATGGCGATGCCAATCTTCGCAAAATTTGGAAGCATGTATAATGATCCAAAGTACTACGATTATATGCATCGCATGTATCTCTACTCACGGAATGAAGAGGGCGGAGGACTTTATAACACAGTAGACAAATTATGGTGGCGAGATAAAGATTTTGTACCTCCCTATCAGGAACCGAATGGCGAAGACTGCTATTGGTCGAGGGGAAATGGTTGGGTGGTCGCTGCGCTGGTGCGTGTTTTAAACCTCCTTCCGCAAGATCATCCCAACAGAGCATTCTACGAACAGGATTTTAAGGATATGATGCATGCGCTGTTGAAGGTACAACGTGCCGACGGCTTTTGGAATGTGAGTCTTCATGATCCGACCAATTTTACTGGACCGGAAACTTCAGGGACTGCGCTCTTTGTATATGGAATGGCTTGGGGAATAAATCAAGGGATACTTGATCAAACGGAATTTACTGAACCTATGCATCGAGCTTGGCAAGGAATGGTACAGGATGCGGTGCATCCATCTGGTTTTTTAGGCTTTCTGCAGGGAACCGGAAAAGAACCAAAGGATGGTCAACCTGTGCGTTTTAGTTCCGTTCCAGATTTTGAAGATTACGGGCTTGGATGCTTTTTACTTGCTGGTGCTGAATATTATAAATACTTATCCAAAAACTAATGATTGAGATGAGAACCATATTGCTGATAGTCCTGACACTGGTTGGTTTGAATTCAGGGAGTGCATTGCAAGCACAAAGCAATGTGACACTGAGTTTCAATGCTGATTGGAGATTAATGCTGGGCGAGCAGGAGAATGCTCAGCGGATGGATTTGGACGACAGTGAATGGAAGTCAGTAACTCTCCCACACGCTTGGAATGAAGACGATGCTTTTTCAAAACCTATCCACGAACATAGCACCGGCATTGCATGGTATAGAAAAACATTTGAATTACCAGATAACGCACCTGTTGATAAGGTCTTTTTGGAATTCGAAGGGCTACGCTTTGGAGCGGAGTTCTACTTAAATGGCGAATGGATAGCTCGCCATGAAAACGGCGTCATGGCCGTAGGTTTAGATATTAGCAAGTACTTAAAAAAGGGCAAAAATGTACTTGCTATTCGAACCGATAACCGTTGGGATTACAAAGAAAAAGCAACCAATTTCGTTTTTCAATGGAACGACAAAAATTTCAACGCCAATTATGGTGGGATCCCTAAGAACGTCTGGATACATTTTAAGAATAATCTGTATCAAACATTGCCTCTTTATTTCAACTTAAAGACCACAGGTACATACGTTTATGCTAAAGATATCGATGTTGCCAAAAGAAGGTTAAATCTTCATGTGGAAACTGAAGTTGCGAATGAAAGCGGGGCTGTGAAAAACGGTAATTGGCAGATTAGGGTATATGATGCCGAAGGCAAGCTTGTGAAATCGTTCGATAAGAAATTCACGATAGCGGCAGAAACGAAGAGCATGCTATCCTCGCAAGCTCTTTTACAGGAGGTAAATTTTTGGAACTGGGGTTATGGATATCTGTATACCGTTGAGTCTAGTCTTTCAATCGATAATAAACAGATTGACAGCAGAAAGATAAAAACCGGTTTCCGAAAAACAGCCTTTAAAGACGGTATGCTTTATCTCAATAATCAAGTAATCATGGCTAAAGGATACGCGCAGCGAACAAGTAATGAGTGGCCTGGTGTGGGACTATCTGTTGCGCCTTGGCTTAGCGACTTCAGCAACCAATTAATGGTCGAAAGCAATGCAAATATGGTTCGATGGATGCATGTCAGTCCTTGGAAGCAAGACGTAGAATCGTGTGACCGCGTCGGATTGATGCAGATGCTTCCCGCTGGCGATGCAGAGAAAGATGTTGAGGGCCGTCGCTGGGAACAGCGTACTGAACTGATGCGTGATGTCATTATTTACTATCGGAATAATCCTAGCGTAATAC
The DNA window shown above is from Sphingobacterium hotanense and carries:
- a CDS encoding glycoside hydrolase family 88/105 protein, which translates into the protein MNQKEDVLQVLRQTNAYFMKKWPDTKEPIYTTRWRPSNIWTRAVYYEGLMALYAIDPKIEYYRYADDWANQHQWNMRNGVETRNADDQACGQIYLDLYQIDKQLIKIKAIKENIDGIIASGKVDDWTWIDAIQMAMPIFAKFGSMYNDPKYYDYMHRMYLYSRNEEGGGLYNTVDKLWWRDKDFVPPYQEPNGEDCYWSRGNGWVVAALVRVLNLLPQDHPNRAFYEQDFKDMMHALLKVQRADGFWNVSLHDPTNFTGPETSGTALFVYGMAWGINQGILDQTEFTEPMHRAWQGMVQDAVHPSGFLGFLQGTGKEPKDGQPVRFSSVPDFEDYGLGCFLLAGAEYYKYLSKN
- a CDS encoding arylsulfatase, whose amino-acid sequence is MKKITHIVGAAIAIFFAAATQAQQRPNIIVILVDDMGYSDLGCFGSEIQTPHLDSLAKEGTIMTNFYNAARCCPSRASLLTGRYPHQAGIGDMMNKRPFPAYQGFLNRESITLAELLKTAGYGTYMTGKWHVGQDSINWPLERGFDRYYGLIDGANSYFANRPYRKNQKLSIVLDREKVEVPANYYSTDAYTWRMIDFLETHLVEKEDQPFFAYMAYQTPHWPLHARPEEILKYKGKYMEGWETIRQRRFDRQKELGIIPSSASLPENDEDIPGWDKLTWAEKVQWDERMAVYAAMLDRLDQQVGRLVDFLKAKKQLNHTIILFLSDNGASHETIDHDGFTEEIQLANNFPASHPESFTAYGKMGAAVSNTPYRSYKHWVYEGGNSTSFIAFGPNHIPKGAIVETPAHLVDIMPSLKQWAKANYPKRHHNQQIGEMEGTALAALWNNSGVEERAICFEHEGNKTIRKGRWKLVQAYPDKNWQLYDLQTDRAERIDLSSKYPKEVQSLLKEYLAWEKRVGVIPYEQLSK